The Pseudohongiella acticola region AGGCGATCCGTGGCTTTCTGTTCTCGCAACTGGTTTTCCAGATTGGTCAGCATGCCACCAGGCACCTGTGCCACCAGAATTCGTGAATCAATGCCTTTCAATGCACCTTCAAAGCGTGCGTACTTTTTGCGGATCTGACGGAAGTATGATGCAATTTCTTCCAGCAGCTCAATATCCAGACCTGTTGCGCGATCGGTTCCCTGAAGCATGGCGACCATGGTTTCAGTCGGAGTATGCCCATAGGTGAGACTCATCGAGGAAATCGCGGTATCCAGATTATCGATACCCGCCTCGACGGCTTTGATATAGGTCGCCGTCGACAGCCCGGTGGTTGCGTGACACTGCATATGAACCGGTATGGAGATGGTTTTCTTGAGACCGGTAATCAGTTCGTAGGCCGTATACGGCGCGAGCAGACCGGCCATATCCTTGATGCAGAGTGAGTCTGCGCCCATATCCTCAATTTCACGCGCCATACTCAGCCAGGAATCTATCGTGTGGACTGGGCTGATGGTGTAGGACATGGTGCCCTGGGCATGGCGTTCCTGTTTTTTCACCGCGCTGATCGCGCGCTCGAGATTGCGCATATCATTCATCGCATCAAAAACCCGGAACACATCAACGCCGTTGACCGCAGCGCGCTCAACGAAACGATCGACAATGTCATCGGCGTAATGCCGGTAGCCCAGTATATTCTGACCTCGCAGCAACATTTGCTGCGGCGTATTGGGCATGGCCTCTTTCAATTTGCGAATACGCTCCCAGGGGTCTTCACCCAGGTAGCGGATACAGGCGTCAAACGTAGCACCGCCCCATGATTCCAGCGCCCAGAAACCGACCTTGTCCAGTTTCTCCGCAATGGGCAACATGTCGTCAAGCCGCAGCCTGGTTGCCAGAAGTGATTGGTGCGCGTCGCGCAGAATGACGTCAGTGATGCCTAACGGCTTTTTAATATCGCTCATGGACCCTCGCCCTTCTTGTTATTCTATCGCGCAGCAAAAAAACTGGCGCAATATGATTCCCCAAAAAAGCACGCCGCAAATACCCTGCGGGCGCAGTGTATTAGTCGCCAGAACCGGAACGGTGCTGACGTATGGCTGCACTGATGACGGCAACCAGTTTTCCCTGATCTGTGGCGGCAGACGAGGACTGCGGCGCCGTTTTCCTGCCGGCTCGTCGCCGCGGCGCCACCAGCGCCGGTGCCGGCATGTAGCGCTGCACCAGAGTCGACATTAATGTGGTCAGAATAACCAGTAGAATCAGGAAGGTGAAAACGAAACCCATACCGTAGAGGGCAAGGTTGAAACCAGCAATGATAAGCTCAGACATGCAATCTATCCATCTCTCTCAAGAAGGAGCATCATACTAAATATAACGGACTAGTGCTAACGGCATCTAATGGCA contains the following coding sequences:
- a CDS encoding OadG family protein — translated: MSELIIAGFNLALYGMGFVFTFLILLVILTTLMSTLVQRYMPAPALVAPRRRAGRKTAPQSSSAATDQGKLVAVISAAIRQHRSGSGD
- the oadA gene encoding sodium-extruding oxaloacetate decarboxylase subunit alpha; translation: MSDIKKPLGITDVILRDAHQSLLATRLRLDDMLPIAEKLDKVGFWALESWGGATFDACIRYLGEDPWERIRKLKEAMPNTPQQMLLRGQNILGYRHYADDIVDRFVERAAVNGVDVFRVFDAMNDMRNLERAISAVKKQERHAQGTMSYTISPVHTIDSWLSMAREIEDMGADSLCIKDMAGLLAPYTAYELITGLKKTISIPVHMQCHATTGLSTATYIKAVEAGIDNLDTAISSMSLTYGHTPTETMVAMLQGTDRATGLDIELLEEIASYFRQIRKKYARFEGALKGIDSRILVAQVPGGMLTNLENQLREQKATDRLDEVLDEIPKVREDLGFIPLVTPTSQIVGTQAVLNVLGGERYKNITKETEGVLKGEYGATPAPVNAELREKVLDGNDPVTCRPADLLKPEFDRLKDELSGIASEKGFKLENDIDDTLTYALFPQPALKFFQNRHNPDAFEPAPDADQAAPSAGGEPSAGGKPVADNGVYTVEVDGKSYVVKVSAGGDVTEMKEASTAGKPDTGSAPSGGEGHDINAPLSGSVYRIVATEGSEVADGDVLLVLEAMKMETEIRCNRAGVVRTVHVDEGESVSAGDALVTLE